In Blautia sp. SC05B48, a single genomic region encodes these proteins:
- a CDS encoding ATP-binding protein, with the protein MTTFTEKPTAITPNRELQSDEYFNETNHLIYCSKCNTPRQCRHELQGKVLIPSIRCKCQQEIFEQEEAQRKLHEKQMEIEHLKTSGLQDKSLYDYTFAKDNGSNPEMKLAHNYVSNWEEMKANASGLLIWGDVGTGKSFFAGCIANALLEKGVPVLMTNFSRILNTLTGMHFEDRNQFIHSLNRYSLLIIDDLGIERNSDFALEQVFNVIDSRYRSKKPLIITTNLTLSELNNAADIAHKRIYDRILERCVPIRINNRNIRQDNATANLKKTKKILLDNHTSNQS; encoded by the coding sequence ATGACAACATTTACAGAAAAACCAACAGCTATCACACCAAACAGAGAGCTTCAGTCTGATGAATATTTTAACGAAACAAATCACCTGATCTACTGTTCCAAATGCAATACGCCAAGACAGTGCAGGCATGAATTACAGGGAAAGGTTCTTATTCCTTCCATCCGCTGTAAGTGCCAGCAGGAGATCTTTGAACAGGAGGAAGCCCAGAGAAAACTTCATGAAAAGCAAATGGAAATAGAGCATCTCAAAACCAGCGGCTTACAGGACAAATCACTTTATGACTACACCTTTGCCAAAGATAACGGCAGCAATCCGGAAATGAAACTTGCACACAATTATGTAAGTAACTGGGAAGAGATGAAAGCAAACGCTTCCGGACTTCTCATCTGGGGCGATGTCGGTACTGGAAAATCTTTCTTTGCAGGCTGCATTGCCAATGCCCTTCTGGAAAAAGGCGTCCCGGTACTGATGACCAACTTTTCCCGGATTCTGAATACCCTTACCGGAATGCATTTTGAAGACAGGAATCAGTTCATCCACAGCTTAAACCGCTACAGCCTTCTGATCATTGATGACCTCGGAATTGAACGGAACTCTGACTTTGCACTGGAACAGGTATTCAATGTGATTGACAGCCGTTACCGCAGTAAAAAGCCCCTGATCATAACAACCAATCTCACTTTATCAGAGCTGAATAACGCCGCTGATATCGCACACAAGCGAATTTATGACCGGATTCTGGAGAGATGTGTTCCCATCCGTATCAATAACCGGAATATCCGTCAGGACAATGCAACAGCTAATTTAAAAAAAACGAAAAAAATTCTGTTAGATAATCACACTTCAAACCAGAGTTGA
- a CDS encoding ParM/StbA family protein, translated as MRELRNTKIIAVDHGYGNMKTANTVTPTGIKAYETEPIFTGNILEYNGIYYRIGEGHKEFIPDKAMDEEYYLLTLMAIARELNVFSIREADVHLAAGLPLTWIRNQREDFRSYLLQNPEVHYRFNSKEYHLRFVGCSLYPQGYPAIVNRLGDFKGTNLLADIGNGTMNILYINNKKAQESRCWTEKFGVNQCMIAAKNAVLDNFGVKIEESTVEQILRFGTADISASYLDCITAVARQYVTDIFATLRKYEYNPGLMRLYVVGGGGCLIRNFGAYDKSRVTILDDICATAKGYESLAYMSLKRRG; from the coding sequence ATGCGAGAACTCAGAAACACAAAAATCATTGCTGTAGATCACGGCTACGGCAACATGAAAACAGCAAATACCGTCACACCAACCGGAATCAAAGCCTATGAAACAGAACCCATCTTCACCGGGAATATTCTGGAATATAACGGCATTTACTACCGGATTGGCGAAGGACACAAAGAATTTATCCCAGATAAAGCTATGGACGAAGAATATTATCTTCTAACTCTCATGGCGATTGCAAGGGAACTGAATGTCTTTTCCATCCGTGAAGCAGACGTTCATCTGGCTGCCGGGCTTCCTCTGACATGGATCAGAAACCAGAGAGAAGATTTCCGTTCCTATCTGCTCCAGAATCCAGAAGTCCATTACCGATTTAACAGCAAAGAGTATCATCTCCGTTTTGTGGGATGCAGCCTTTACCCGCAGGGATATCCGGCTATCGTAAACCGACTTGGAGATTTCAAGGGGACAAATCTTCTTGCAGATATCGGCAACGGAACCATGAACATTCTGTATATCAATAATAAGAAAGCACAGGAAAGCCGGTGCTGGACAGAAAAGTTTGGCGTAAACCAATGCATGATTGCCGCTAAAAACGCTGTTCTGGACAACTTCGGAGTAAAGATTGAAGAATCTACCGTAGAGCAGATTCTGCGGTTTGGAACCGCTGACATTTCAGCGTCTTATCTGGATTGTATTACTGCTGTTGCCAGACAGTATGTCACAGATATTTTTGCCACGCTCCGCAAATATGAATACAATCCTGGCCTGATGCGCCTGTATGTGGTCGGAGGCGGTGGATGCCTGATCCGTAACTTTGGAGCGTATGACAAATCACGAGTTACCATCCTTGATGATATCTGTGCCACTGCCAAAGGTTATGAATCTCTGGCTTATATGAGCCTGAAAAGGAGGGGATAA
- a CDS encoding replication initiator protein A codes for MTDFLTADTSLPSYMMFPRFLLDMEINETAKMLYMILLDRARLSQKNEGWSDTNGHVFLYFTIEALAEVLHKSQMTVKTALAVLEKQELIFRKRQGPGHPNRIYVKIPKETLSNTDRILSSRQTENCPIDRQDSFPDTDRKLSSNKKEIKKNHLTIRGSKEPRSPYGTFQNVFLSETELENIRQTIPDWQDYMERLSGYMASTGKQYQNHAATIIRWARQDHPVSRQRNYESEEYETL; via the coding sequence ATGACGGACTTTCTGACAGCAGACACAAGCCTGCCATCTTATATGATGTTTCCCCGTTTTCTTCTGGACATGGAAATAAACGAAACTGCCAAAATGCTTTATATGATCCTGCTCGACCGTGCAAGGCTTTCCCAGAAAAATGAGGGCTGGTCAGATACAAATGGTCATGTGTTCCTCTACTTTACGATTGAAGCACTGGCAGAAGTTCTCCACAAAAGCCAGATGACGGTGAAAACTGCTCTGGCAGTACTGGAAAAACAAGAGCTTATCTTCCGAAAACGGCAGGGACCCGGACACCCTAATCGGATCTATGTAAAAATCCCGAAAGAAACCCTCAGCAATACAGACAGAATTCTTTCCTCAAGACAGACAGAAAACTGTCCTATTGACAGACAGGATTCTTTCCCTGATACAGACAGAAAACTGTCCAGTAATAAGAAAGAGATAAAAAAGAACCATTTAACAATAAGAGGGAGTAAAGAGCCACGCTCACCCTATGGAACATTTCAAAATGTTTTTCTGTCAGAGACGGAGCTGGAAAATATCCGGCAGACAATCCCTGACTGGCAGGACTATATGGAACGCTTATCCGGTTATATGGCTTCTACCGGAAAGCAATACCAAAACCATGCAGCTACCATCATCCGTTGGGCAAGACAGGATCATCCTGTTTCCCGGCAACGAAATTATGAAAGTGAGGAATACGAAACATTATGA